In one Winogradskyella sp. MH6 genomic region, the following are encoded:
- the guaB gene encoding IMP dehydrogenase, whose amino-acid sequence MTAHENKILGEGLTYDDVLLVPAFSQVLPREVNIQTKFTRNITINIPVISAAMDTVTESRMAIAMAREGGIGVLHKNMTIEQQATKVRKVKRAESGMIIDPVTLPMNAVVADAKNAMREHSIGGIPIVDDEGNLKGIVTNRDLRFEHNNDRPIIEVMTGENLVTAPVGTSLKDAEAILQENKIEKLLIVEGKKLVGLITFRDITKVTQKPIANKDTYGRLRVAAAIGVTGDAVDRAEALVNAGVDAVVIDTAHGHTKGVVSVLKEIKSKFSQLEVIVGNIATGEAAKYLVEAGADAVKVGIGPGSICTTRVVAGVGFPQFSAVLEVAAAIKGSGVPVIADGGIRYTGDIPKAIAAGADTVMLGSLLAGTKESPGETIIYEGRKFKSYRGMGSVEAMKQGSKDRYFQDVEDDIKKLVPEGIVGRVPYKGELFESIHQFVGGLRAGMGYCGAKDIATLKESGRFVKITASGIHESHPHDVTITKEAPNYSR is encoded by the coding sequence ATGACAGCACACGAAAATAAAATCTTAGGTGAAGGTCTTACCTACGATGACGTCCTTTTAGTTCCAGCATTTTCTCAAGTACTTCCGCGCGAAGTAAACATTCAAACAAAATTTACGAGAAACATTACCATTAATATTCCTGTAATTTCCGCAGCTATGGATACGGTTACAGAGAGTAGAATGGCTATTGCTATGGCTCGCGAAGGTGGTATTGGTGTGTTGCACAAAAACATGACTATTGAGCAGCAAGCCACAAAAGTGCGTAAAGTAAAACGTGCCGAAAGTGGTATGATAATAGATCCTGTAACATTACCAATGAATGCCGTAGTTGCAGATGCCAAAAATGCAATGCGAGAGCATAGTATTGGAGGTATTCCAATCGTTGATGATGAAGGAAACCTAAAAGGTATTGTTACCAATCGCGATTTGCGTTTTGAACACAATAATGATAGACCAATCATTGAAGTGATGACAGGCGAAAATTTAGTGACTGCACCTGTTGGGACATCCTTAAAAGATGCCGAAGCCATTTTACAAGAAAATAAAATTGAAAAACTTCTTATTGTTGAAGGTAAAAAACTCGTAGGTCTTATCACATTTAGAGATATTACTAAAGTGACGCAAAAGCCAATAGCCAACAAAGATACCTACGGAAGATTAAGAGTTGCGGCAGCAATTGGAGTAACAGGAGATGCTGTTGATAGAGCAGAAGCTCTGGTTAACGCAGGTGTTGATGCTGTTGTTATTGATACTGCTCACGGACACACCAAAGGTGTGGTATCTGTCCTAAAAGAAATAAAATCAAAATTCTCTCAACTAGAAGTTATTGTTGGAAACATTGCAACAGGCGAAGCTGCTAAATATTTGGTAGAAGCTGGTGCAGATGCTGTAAAAGTAGGTATTGGTCCAGGTTCTATTTGTACAACACGTGTTGTTGCAGGTGTTGGTTTTCCTCAGTTTTCAGCAGTATTAGAAGTTGCTGCAGCTATTAAAGGTAGTGGAGTACCAGTTATTGCTGATGGTGGAATTCGTTATACAGGTGATATACCTAAAGCAATTGCTGCTGGTGCTGATACTGTAATGTTAGGTTCCCTTTTAGCAGGAACTAAAGAGAGTCCAGGAGAAACGATTATTTATGAAGGCCGTAAGTTTAAATCGTATCGTGGAATGGGTTCTGTTGAAGCTATGAAACAAGGTAGTAAAGACCGTTATTTCCAAGATGTTGAAGACGATATTAAAAAATTAGTGCCAGAAGGCATTGTGGGTCGTGTACCATATAAAGGTGAATTGTTTGAAAGTATTCATCAGTTTGTGGGTGGACTTAGAGCCGGAATGGGTTATTGTGGTGCAAAGGATATTGCAACGTTGAAAGAGTCTGGAAGATTTGTAAAAATTACTGCAAGTGGTATTCACGAAAGTCATCCACATGATGTTACTATTACCAAGGAAGCACCTAATTATTCTAGGTAA
- a CDS encoding alpha/beta hydrolase, protein MKKIIIILTTMVFFLGCKDKGVTYNDPIPEHDSLIITSKYVNEDRVINVWTPPSYKTSSEHFPVLYMPDGGIKEDFPHIANTLSKLLEENKIPAFILVGIENTERGRDLTGSSEAEDDKQYCPITDGAKDFRAFIAEELMPEINKKYRTQPKKGIIGESLAGLFVMETFFTAPETFDFYIAMDPSLWWNNNYLASSADTLLTKLPEKDLKLWFAGSSVEDISQYTKLVDKALQKNAPANLTWKYSDEPNEQHNTIFRATKEKALIWTLNN, encoded by the coding sequence ATGAAAAAAATAATTATAATCTTAACTACTATGGTCTTCTTTTTGGGCTGTAAAGACAAAGGTGTAACATACAACGACCCAATACCAGAACACGACAGCTTAATAATAACATCCAAGTATGTCAATGAAGATCGTGTTATAAATGTTTGGACACCACCTAGCTATAAAACATCATCAGAACATTTTCCTGTACTCTATATGCCAGATGGTGGTATAAAAGAGGATTTTCCGCATATAGCAAACACACTCTCTAAATTGTTAGAAGAAAATAAAATACCTGCTTTCATTTTGGTCGGAATAGAAAATACCGAAAGAGGAAGAGATTTAACAGGTTCTTCAGAAGCAGAAGATGATAAACAATATTGTCCAATTACAGATGGAGCAAAAGATTTTAGAGCTTTTATTGCTGAAGAATTAATGCCTGAAATCAATAAAAAATATAGAACACAACCTAAAAAAGGAATCATTGGCGAATCCTTAGCTGGTCTGTTTGTTATGGAAACCTTTTTTACAGCACCAGAAACTTTCGATTTTTATATTGCTATGGATCCTTCGCTTTGGTGGAACAACAATTACCTAGCTAGTAGTGCAGATACTTTGCTAACCAAACTTCCTGAGAAGGATTTAAAACTATGGTTTGCAGGTTCTAGTGTAGAAGATATTTCTCAATACACCAAGTTAGTCGATAAGGCTTTACAGAAAAATGCTCCTGCAAATTTAACTTGGAAATATTCAGACGAACCGAACGAGCAACACAATACTATTTTCAGAGCTACTAAAGAAAAGGCTTTAATCTGGACTTTAAATAACTAA
- a CDS encoding SRPBCC domain-containing protein — protein sequence MKKLQFKTEIIASAKKVYNTMLGIDNIETYEQWTAKFNPTSTYEGSWEKGSKIYFVGTDENGKRGGMVSEIADNVPYKFVSIRHYGILDGKNEITEGPDVEKWAGGLENYSFEEHNGVTTVTIESDVDEEYLDYFNTTWSKALNKLKELSEN from the coding sequence ATGAAAAAATTGCAATTCAAAACAGAGATTATAGCATCTGCGAAAAAGGTTTACAATACTATGCTTGGTATTGATAATATTGAAACCTACGAGCAATGGACAGCTAAATTTAATCCAACCTCTACTTATGAAGGCAGTTGGGAAAAAGGGTCTAAAATCTATTTTGTTGGTACTGACGAAAACGGCAAACGTGGCGGAATGGTCTCTGAAATTGCAGATAATGTTCCTTATAAATTTGTTTCCATTAGACATTATGGAATTTTAGACGGCAAAAATGAAATAACCGAAGGACCAGATGTAGAGAAATGGGCTGGCGGACTTGAAAATTACTCGTTCGAAGAACATAATGGTGTCACAACTGTAACCATTGAAAGCGATGTAGATGAGGAGTATCTCGATTATTTCAACACAACTTGGTCTAAGGCTTTGAACAAACTGAAAGAACTTTCAGAAAATTAA
- a CDS encoding DUF4393 domain-containing protein, translating to MSEESKINALVNIGQSKVAEKAYDDLLSEPSKKAGNALGTIVNIGNTVLWPIKWVNERTRIYFENNLKKYEQELENIPEENVTEVPTEISMPILERFTYTSNEELSNAFVNLLASASSTETINTAHPGFIQLIDRLSPDEAILLKHIKSNPAIPVLTIKHYDNPEKRTEYVFVFKNKTGLDIKIKDIKFPENISIYLNNLESLGLIQYSDYYYTALEKDYEIIENQHNQLINNHFNKYTEEKDLKRAKKESKGMYELTDFGRLFISACIKK from the coding sequence ATGAGCGAAGAATCGAAAATTAACGCATTAGTCAACATTGGACAATCAAAAGTAGCCGAAAAAGCATATGATGACTTATTGAGTGAACCAAGTAAAAAAGCAGGCAATGCATTAGGAACAATAGTAAACATTGGCAATACTGTACTATGGCCAATTAAGTGGGTAAATGAAAGAACTCGTATTTATTTTGAGAATAATCTAAAAAAATACGAACAGGAATTAGAAAACATTCCAGAAGAAAATGTTACTGAAGTTCCAACCGAAATTTCAATGCCTATTTTAGAAAGATTCACATATACTTCTAATGAGGAATTGAGCAATGCTTTTGTCAATTTATTAGCAAGTGCCTCATCTACAGAAACAATCAATACAGCTCATCCTGGATTCATTCAATTAATTGATAGATTATCACCTGACGAAGCAATCTTATTAAAACACATTAAATCAAATCCCGCAATTCCAGTTTTAACTATAAAACATTATGACAATCCTGAAAAAAGAACAGAGTATGTTTTTGTTTTTAAAAACAAGACAGGATTGGATATAAAAATCAAGGATATTAAATTCCCTGAAAACATAAGTATATATCTCAATAATTTAGAGTCTTTAGGACTAATTCAATACTCTGACTATTATTACACGGCATTAGAAAAAGACTATGAAATAATTGAAAATCAACATAATCAACTTATAAATAATCATTTTAATAAATATACAGAGGAAAAAGACTTAAAGAGAGCTAAAAAAGAGAGCAAAGGAATGTATGAATTAACGGATTTTGGAAGGCTATTTATTTCCGCTTGTATTAAAAAATAA
- a CDS encoding anti-sigma factor, with the protein MDIKAYIESGILELYVAGKLSEKENQEVYDLMQQHPEILQEVLEIEAAVVKLTGAVSPHAIDFESFKGKLNTDTKVVDLKPRKPNWISYTGWAASILLAGGLLWTLNNKNKVEEELQTVSTEKQYLEIQIEEARGDLAATKNLLDAIRDKDIIAVPLGGQGDYAATYAKVYWNKADNTIYLDGEGLPNAPEGKVWQVWSLTLNPLTPTSLGTIDDFNTDDNKIFTIANANESQAFGITLEPAGGSESPTMEQLYTLGVVASTP; encoded by the coding sequence ATGGATATAAAGGCATACATAGAATCGGGTATTTTAGAGCTCTACGTAGCAGGTAAGCTTTCTGAAAAAGAAAATCAGGAAGTTTATGACTTGATGCAACAACATCCTGAAATATTACAAGAAGTATTAGAAATAGAAGCAGCCGTTGTAAAACTTACAGGAGCAGTATCTCCACATGCTATAGATTTTGAATCGTTTAAAGGCAAATTAAACACAGACACAAAAGTTGTAGACCTAAAACCAAGAAAACCTAATTGGATTTCTTACACAGGCTGGGCAGCTTCTATATTATTGGCTGGTGGTTTATTATGGACTCTCAACAACAAAAACAAGGTTGAAGAAGAACTACAAACCGTTTCTACCGAAAAACAATATCTTGAGATACAAATTGAGGAAGCCAGAGGCGATCTTGCAGCAACCAAAAATCTGTTAGATGCCATTAGAGATAAAGATATTATCGCAGTACCATTAGGTGGCCAAGGCGACTATGCTGCTACCTATGCTAAAGTGTATTGGAACAAAGCCGACAACACCATTTACCTAGATGGTGAAGGTTTACCAAACGCACCAGAAGGTAAGGTATGGCAAGTATGGTCTTTAACACTAAATCCGTTAACACCAACAAGCTTAGGTACTATTGACGACTTTAACACAGACGACAACAAAATATTTACCATTGCCAATGCTAACGAAAGTCAGGCCTTTGGTATTACTCTAGAACCTGCAGGTGGTAGCGAAAGCCCAACAATGGAGCAACTCTATACGCTTGGTGTAGTGGCCTCTACTCCATAA
- a CDS encoding RNA polymerase sigma factor, with protein sequence MAELETLVQQFQSKNQVAFKKLYDMYSRSIHGVVYNIVKDADIADEIMQDVFIKAWHKADTYSSKKGRFFTWILNIARNAAIDMTRSKAYKKSKQNLNSDYFVDSITSNDNLDSSTDAIGIKKFVTNLGQKCKEVIELLYFKGFTQKEASEELKMPIGTIKTRNRNCIQQLRDMVL encoded by the coding sequence ATGGCCGAATTAGAAACTTTAGTACAGCAATTTCAATCTAAAAACCAAGTTGCATTCAAAAAACTCTACGACATGTACAGTCGTAGTATACATGGTGTGGTTTACAATATTGTAAAAGATGCTGATATTGCCGACGAAATTATGCAAGATGTCTTTATAAAAGCATGGCATAAAGCAGATACTTATTCTTCAAAAAAAGGACGTTTCTTTACGTGGATATTAAATATAGCACGTAATGCAGCTATAGATATGACAAGGTCTAAAGCCTATAAAAAATCTAAACAAAACCTCAACTCCGATTATTTCGTAGATAGTATAACAAGCAATGATAATTTAGATAGCAGCACAGATGCTATCGGAATTAAAAAGTTTGTGACTAACCTTGGCCAAAAATGTAAGGAAGTTATAGAACTATTATACTTTAAAGGATTTACGCAAAAGGAAGCTTCCGAAGAATTAAAAATGCCCATTGGCACAATAAAAACAAGAAATAGAAACTGTATTCAGCAATTAAGGGATATGGTATTGTAA
- a CDS encoding YceI family protein, whose amino-acid sequence MKYFKFTILSLAIILFTACKNEKSNTEESKDETKTPEVLYVAKPDATTVNWTAYKTTEKTPVGGQFTTVNFDDKKGATPEEALNGLEFSIPISSLFTKDETRDAKLKASFFGVMVDPELIGGTIKHVDGKYIASITMNGVTNDLPLEVSITDERRVKMTAVMQLKDWNALGALESLNKVCFDLHKGPDGVSKTWEEVAIEVSTYLREE is encoded by the coding sequence ATGAAATATTTTAAATTTACAATTCTTTCACTTGCTATTATCCTTTTTACAGCTTGTAAAAATGAAAAATCAAATACTGAAGAATCTAAAGATGAAACTAAAACTCCAGAAGTATTATATGTTGCAAAACCCGATGCAACTACAGTAAACTGGACGGCCTATAAAACCACTGAAAAAACTCCAGTTGGTGGACAGTTTACAACAGTGAATTTTGATGACAAAAAAGGAGCTACTCCAGAGGAAGCTCTAAATGGTTTAGAATTTTCTATTCCGATTAGCAGTTTATTTACAAAAGACGAAACTAGAGACGCAAAATTAAAAGCTTCTTTCTTTGGTGTTATGGTAGATCCAGAACTTATTGGAGGTACAATAAAACATGTAGATGGTAAATATATTGCATCTATTACTATGAACGGTGTTACTAACGACTTACCACTAGAGGTCTCTATTACAGACGAAAGACGTGTAAAAATGACAGCAGTAATGCAGTTAAAAGATTGGAATGCTTTAGGTGCCTTAGAATCCTTAAATAAAGTATGTTTTGATCTTCATAAAGGACCAGATGGTGTAAGTAAAACATGGGAAGAAGTTGCCATTGAAGTAAGCACCTATTTAAGAGAAGAATAA